In the Flavobacterium sp. J372 genome, one interval contains:
- the miaA gene encoding tRNA (adenosine(37)-N6)-dimethylallyltransferase MiaA, with amino-acid sequence MSKNKYLITVIGPTAIGKTAMAIALAKHFGCEIISADSRQFFKEMKIGTAVPSDEELAAAPHHFIQNKSIFENYTVGDFEREALAKLAKLFQANDFAVMVGGSGLYIDAVLKGFDDFPDIDLKIREQIIERYESEGITYLQKELERLDPVHYAKVAKENPQRLMRALEVSIGTGLPYSSFLGKKQQSREFTPIIIGLDAGREMMYERINRRVDLMIEEGLVEEAKTLYPHKNLNALQTVGYRELFDHFDGKISLPEAIETIKMNTRRFAKRQMTWFKRTEGAMWFDYTMHPSQIINYIESKL; translated from the coding sequence ATGAGTAAAAATAAATATCTTATAACTGTTATAGGCCCTACTGCAATTGGCAAAACTGCCATGGCAATTGCCCTTGCCAAACATTTTGGATGTGAAATCATATCGGCTGACAGCAGGCAGTTTTTTAAGGAGATGAAAATTGGAACCGCGGTACCTTCCGACGAAGAACTGGCCGCAGCACCCCATCATTTCATACAAAACAAGAGTATATTTGAAAACTACACCGTTGGTGATTTTGAACGCGAAGCGTTAGCTAAACTCGCCAAGCTTTTTCAGGCAAATGATTTTGCGGTTATGGTAGGCGGATCAGGACTTTATATAGATGCTGTGCTGAAAGGTTTTGATGATTTTCCTGATATTGACCTTAAAATTCGTGAACAAATCATTGAAAGATATGAGTCAGAAGGAATAACCTATCTTCAGAAAGAACTTGAGCGGCTTGACCCTGTACATTACGCAAAGGTTGCAAAAGAGAACCCGCAGCGCCTGATGCGAGCACTTGAGGTATCTATCGGTACCGGCCTGCCCTACTCCTCATTTCTTGGGAAGAAGCAGCAAAGCCGGGAATTCACTCCTATCATTATTGGCCTTGATGCTGGAAGGGAAATGATGTATGAACGCATCAACCGTCGTGTTGATCTAATGATAGAAGAAGGACTGGTTGAAGAAGCAAAAACATTATATCCGCATAAAAACCTTAACGCACTGCAAACGGTTGGCTACAGGGAACTATTTGATCATTTTGATGGAAAAATCTCGTTACCGGAAGCCATTGAAACGATAAAAATGAACACACGGCGTTTTGCCAAAAGGCAGATGACCTGGTTTAAGCGAACAGAAGGTGCTATGTGGTTTGATTACACCATGCATCCATCTCAAATTATCAATTATATTGAAAGCAAGCTGTAA